The DNA window GATCGACAATCGCCACATCGTCCCCGAAACACTGGACGACGGCGTGCTGATCAACCTGCCGCAGCGCATGCTGTTCTTCTTCCGTGACGGCAAACTCTCCGGTGCCTACCCCGTGGGTCTGGGCAAACCGAGCTGGCCGACACCCGCCGGGAATTTCAAGGTCGTGGCGTTGCGCAAGGATCCGACCTGGGATGTCCCGCTTTCGATCCAGGAGGAAATGCGGCGCGAAGGCAAGGCCGTACTGACCCGTGTGGCGCCGGGGCCGGACAATCCTTTGGGCAAGTACTGGATCGGGCTGAGCATGACCGGCTACGGCATCCACGGCACCAGCGCGCCGCCCAGTGTCTATCATTTCCAGAGCCATGGCTGCATCCGGCTTCACCCCGACGACGTGGATACACTGTTCGCCAACATGCAGATCGGCACCCCAGGCAAGATCATCTACACGCCGCTGCTGCTGGCCGAACTGCCCGATGGGCATATCGAACTCGAGGCCAACCCGGACATCTACCACAAGCAGCCCGCCCCCTGGGACGCACTGGTCAGGCTGGCGGCGCAAAACGGCCTGACCGACCGCATCGACTGGCAGAAAGCCCGGCAAGTCGCCAAGCAGCAGGAGGGGCTGGCGAGGCGGATCGACCGCCAGGCCGAAGTCCAGGCCCCGGCACCGTAAGCAAGGAAGCCATCATGTCGCGTTCACGCCTGCACACGTCCTCTCGCCCACACGCAGTGGCCAGCCGCGAGCGCCGCCGTTTCCTCTCGGCCGCAGCGGGCATTCTGGCTGCGGGAACCGGCCTCGCCGCCCGACCGGCCTTCG is part of the Thiomonas sp. X19 genome and encodes:
- a CDS encoding L,D-transpeptidase family protein, with protein sequence MTKVGSAKRDVPIRPLEPAVPSSQPVCHRLRTRSRRLPMPAWAASKAARLLLAPFLAWAAASHSPAHAEPGLAHEVVGGSSEYVVRKGDSLTAIGARFGESVADIARLNGLEPRHALQPGQRIQIDNRHIVPETLDDGVLINLPQRMLFFFRDGKLSGAYPVGLGKPSWPTPAGNFKVVALRKDPTWDVPLSIQEEMRREGKAVLTRVAPGPDNPLGKYWIGLSMTGYGIHGTSAPPSVYHFQSHGCIRLHPDDVDTLFANMQIGTPGKIIYTPLLLAELPDGHIELEANPDIYHKQPAPWDALVRLAAQNGLTDRIDWQKARQVAKQQEGLARRIDRQAEVQAPAP